The genomic window GTCTGGATGCCGTGCGCGCGTGCCATGACGTGTCCCTCCCGCTAGCGGGCGTTCTTGATGGCCTGGGCGATCAGCTTCGCGCCCTCGTAGTTGCGCTCGGGCGGCTCCCAGCTGTACGCGAGGCGGATGAACCCCTCGCCGCCGCCGTTGGCGTAGAAGGCCGGGCCCCACGTGAACTGGATGCCCGACTTGACCGCCGCCTCCTTGAGACGCTCGATCTTGGTCCCCGTCGGCAGCTTGATCCAGATGAAGAAGCCGCCCTCGGGCTTGCTGATCTCGACATCGGTGCCTTCGAGCACTTCCCACAGGCCCTTCAGCATCGCGTCGCGCTTCGACCGGTAGATGTCCACCAGGCGCGCGACGTGCGGGACGAGGTTCTCACGCATGTAGAAGGTCGCCACGCGCGACATGTACGGGTTGACGCCGCCGCCGAAGAGGAAGCCCTGGAAGGCCGGGATCATCTGGCGGGGCGCGCAGAGCCAGCCGAGTCTGACGCCCGCGCCCAGGATCTTCGACAGCGTGCCCGCGCGGATGACCCGCCCGCCCTTGTCGAGCGCGTAGAGCGACGGGTGCGCCGTCCCCTCGAAGCGCAGCTCGCCGTAGGCGTCGTCTTCGAGGATCAGCGTGTCGTACTCGTGCGCGAGCGCGATCAGCTCCTCGCGCCGCCGGCGCGACATGGTCGGCCCCGCGGGGTTCTGGAAGTTGACGATGGTGTAAATGAGCTTGCAGCGGAGGCCCTCGCTCCGGAGCTTCTCGAGCTGCTGGCGCGCGACGGCCGTGTCCATGCCTTCCGCGTCCAGCGGCACGTCGAGCACGCGCGCGCCGTGGCGGCGGATCGTCGCCAGCGTGCCGGAGAAGGTCGGCGCCTCGCTGAGGATCGGGTCGCCCACGTCCACGAACGCGCTGAAGGCCAGCGAGAGCGCGTGCCCCGAGCCGTTCGTAACGATAATGTCATCCGTCGGGACCTCGAGGTTCTCGAAGAGCCGGTACTTGTGGGCGACCAGCTCGCGCAGGCCCTTGTAGCCCTGCGGCTCGCCGTACGACAGCGCCGGCGCGCCCTCGGCCTTCATGACGTCGGCGGTCGCCTCGACCATGCCCTCGTAGGGAAAAGAGGAGGGATCGGGGTGGCCGCCGCCGAATTCGAAGAGCGCCTCGGCCACGGGGCGCGCGGGCGGGGCGGAAGCGCCCCAACCGATCCGGGCGCGGGTGGACAGGAGGTCGTCGAGACGGGGGTTCGTTGGAGTGGTCATGGGTGGTAGCATACGTCAACTTCGGCCATGGCGAGACTCAGCCGATATTCCCGCTGGGACGGCACGCAGGCCGTCCCCGACCTCGACGCCGACCAGCTCCTGTCGGCGATGTCGGACGATTTGCTCGCCGACGGCGATCTCTGGAACGCCCTCCGCCGTCTCTTCCAGCGCGGCGCGCAGGATCCGCAGGGCGGCCGCATGCCGGGGCTCCAGGACCTCCTCAAGCGCCTCAAGCAGGAGCGCCAGCAGCGCCTCGAGCAGTACGACATGGGGTCGGTGCTCGAGGACATCAAGAAACAGCTCGCCGACATCCTCAAGACCGAGCGCGCGGGCATCGAGCGCGACGTGCCGCCCGGCGCCCAGCAGGAACAGAAGCTCCAGCGCCTCGACGCGATGCCGCCCGACCCCGCGGGGCAGATCAAGGCGCTCCAGGACTACCCCTTCACCGACGCGGAGGCGAAGCGCAAGTTCGACGAGCTGATGCGCTCGCTCCAGGAGCAGATGCTCAAGCCCTTCATGCAGGGCATGCAGCAGGGGCTCCAGAACCTGACCCCGGAAGACTTGAAGCGCATGCGGGAGATGATGCGGGATCTGAACAACATGCTGCGCGAGCGCGCCCAAGGGGGCGAGCCGGATTTCCAGGGTTTCAAGGACAAGTGGGGACAGAACTTCCCCGGCGTCGAGAGCCTCGACCAGCTGCTCGAGCAGATGGGCAAGCAGATGGGCCAGATGCAGTCGCTGATGCAGAGCCTCACGCCGGGCCAGCGCCAGCAGCTCCAGGACATGATGCAGTCGCTCTTCGCGAAAGACGAGCGGCTCGAGGCCGAGATGGCCCAGCTCGCCATGAACCTCGAAGACCTCCTGCCCATGGACGCGCTCCGCCGGCCGTACGACTTCAAGGGCGACGA from Candidatus Methylomirabilota bacterium includes these protein-coding regions:
- a CDS encoding PLP-dependent aminotransferase family protein produces the protein MTTPTNPRLDDLLSTRARIGWGASAPPARPVAEALFEFGGGHPDPSSFPYEGMVEATADVMKAEGAPALSYGEPQGYKGLRELVAHKYRLFENLEVPTDDIIVTNGSGHALSLAFSAFVDVGDPILSEAPTFSGTLATIRRHGARVLDVPLDAEGMDTAVARQQLEKLRSEGLRCKLIYTIVNFQNPAGPTMSRRRREELIALAHEYDTLILEDDAYGELRFEGTAHPSLYALDKGGRVIRAGTLSKILGAGVRLGWLCAPRQMIPAFQGFLFGGGVNPYMSRVATFYMRENLVPHVARLVDIYRSKRDAMLKGLWEVLEGTDVEISKPEGGFFIWIKLPTGTKIERLKEAAVKSGIQFTWGPAFYANGGGEGFIRLAYSWEPPERNYEGAKLIAQAIKNAR
- a CDS encoding VWA domain-containing protein, with protein sequence MARLSRYSRWDGTQAVPDLDADQLLSAMSDDLLADGDLWNALRRLFQRGAQDPQGGRMPGLQDLLKRLKQERQQRLEQYDMGSVLEDIKKQLADILKTERAGIERDVPPGAQQEQKLQRLDAMPPDPAGQIKALQDYPFTDAEAKRKFDELMRSLQEQMLKPFMQGMQQGLQNLTPEDLKRMREMMRDLNNMLRERAQGGEPDFQGFKDKWGQNFPGVESLDQLLEQMGKQMGQMQSLMQSLTPGQRQQLQDMMQSLFAKDERLEAEMAQLAMNLEDLLPMDALRRPYDFKGDENLSLKEAMRVMEELQEMDQLERQLRRAKDPGDLDKIDKDDIERLLGEEAARDLQKLRELAKKLEEAGYLENKGGKLQLTARAI